Genomic DNA from Arthrobacter sp. B1I2:
CACCGCGGTGCGGTCCCCTGCCGGCGCGGCGCCTTCGCCAGGGCGAAGGAGTGCAGCCTGGCGGGCATGCGCTCGTCGCCGCATGCGGGCACGACGGCGGAGGCCGGCTCTACGGGAACAGCGGCAGCAGCCGCAACGGGTGCGGGTGCGGGACGGGGCAGGGTTCCGGCGGGGCATAGGTCGGTGACCAGGCCGGTCCCGGCACATTCACGCACGGCGGCGATCCCGGCCGCGAGGGCCTGCTTGTCCTGGTACGGCCCGGAGACAGCCACCACTGAGCCATCCGGTGCCAGGAGTCGGAACCGGAA
This window encodes:
- a CDS encoding YegP family protein, which gives rise to MAGKFEAFVDADSFFRFRLLAPDGSVVAVSGPYQDKQALAAGIAAVRECAGTGLVTDLCPAGTLPRPAPAPVAAAAAVPVEPASAVVPACGDERMPARLHSFALAKAPRRQGTAPRWTRAAATR